Proteins co-encoded in one Opitutus terrae PB90-1 genomic window:
- a CDS encoding redoxin domain-containing protein — translation MRHFCSLLLAFTLTASLALAADRTPLAIGSDLPDFKLRGVDDRDYTPRDFADAKVLVVIFTSNHCPTAQLYEHRIKQIVDDYRPRNVAFVAINPNHADAVRLDEMAWTDLDDTHEAMKIRARDHAFNFPYLDDGETQAVAEKFGAVATPHVFIFDQARKLRFQGRVDDSEREGLVKQRTTRDAIDALLADREPSVKTTKVFGCSIKWKEKAEDNRRWREKVAKEPVELTRADAAALRELRANKGTGKVRMINVWATWCGPCVSEFPELVEHNLRFRSREFELVTLAAEFPDIEPKVLKFLQKQQASTRNLIFGTTDKYALMEALDPEWNGALPHTLLIDPEGKVIYRETGAIDFLALRRTLLKALDAISPWPATGGQ, via the coding sequence ATGCGCCACTTCTGCTCCCTTCTGCTCGCTTTCACCTTGACCGCGAGCCTCGCGTTGGCCGCCGACCGCACGCCCCTGGCGATCGGTTCTGATTTGCCGGACTTCAAGCTGCGCGGCGTCGATGACCGCGACTACACGCCCCGGGACTTCGCCGATGCGAAGGTGCTCGTGGTCATCTTCACCTCCAACCATTGCCCCACCGCCCAGCTTTACGAACACCGGATCAAGCAAATCGTCGACGACTACCGGCCGCGCAACGTCGCGTTCGTGGCGATCAATCCGAACCACGCCGACGCCGTTCGGCTCGACGAGATGGCTTGGACCGATCTCGACGACACTCACGAAGCGATGAAAATCCGTGCGCGGGATCACGCGTTCAATTTCCCGTATCTGGACGACGGCGAGACCCAGGCGGTCGCCGAGAAATTTGGCGCGGTGGCGACGCCGCACGTGTTCATTTTCGATCAGGCGCGCAAGCTGCGCTTCCAAGGCCGGGTCGACGATTCGGAACGCGAAGGGCTGGTGAAGCAGCGCACCACGCGCGACGCGATCGACGCGCTGCTCGCCGACCGCGAGCCCTCGGTGAAGACGACCAAAGTCTTCGGCTGCTCGATCAAATGGAAGGAGAAGGCCGAGGACAATCGGCGCTGGCGCGAGAAGGTGGCCAAGGAGCCCGTCGAACTCACGCGCGCGGACGCCGCCGCGCTGCGCGAGCTCCGCGCCAACAAGGGCACGGGCAAGGTTCGGATGATCAACGTCTGGGCGACGTGGTGCGGCCCGTGCGTGTCCGAGTTCCCCGAACTCGTGGAGCACAACCTGCGATTTCGCAGTCGCGAGTTCGAGTTGGTCACGCTCGCCGCCGAGTTTCCCGATATCGAGCCGAAGGTGCTGAAGTTTCTCCAGAAGCAGCAAGCCTCGACGCGCAATCTGATCTTCGGCACCACGGACAAATACGCGCTGATGGAAGCGCTCGACCCAGAATGGAACGGCGCGCTGCCGCACACGCTCCTCATCGATCCCGAAGGCAAGGTCATCTACCGCGAGACGGGCGCGATCGATTTTCTCGCGCTGCGGCGCACGCTGCTGAAAGCGCTCGACGCGATCTCGCCCTGGCCAGCCACCGGCGGCCAGTGA
- a CDS encoding DUF5060 domain-containing protein: MSLFRHLVCTVAAGVFAWTAPLHAATQIIPLGAAHAWEGAEFRIAGAPVAENNFDPDQIRLDAIFTGPSGETRSVAAFWYQDYTRKLQNEAEVLTPQGTPEWRLRYTPTEAGEHRVTLHVETAGAASQLAEFRFNVVPAATNSPHGWVRIAADQRTFATTDGRSVRLVGENVCWPGARGLTNYEDWFDAMQRSGQNFARLWMAPWWAGLEHNKGTLNHYPLDAAWQLDQIFALAETRGLYLLLCFDHHGMYMANDPAWGGSNNFWILANPYAHENGGPCVSPNAFFTDPQARALYQKRLRYLIARYGGSPRLLAWQFFNEIDNAYIPRSDLVHADVVAWHRDMARWLRAHDPYQHLITTSLTGGSDRPEMWQLPEMEFSMYHSYWDPAPARKAAVLAEDFHHRYGKPVMIGEFGVSGANWARPMDPHLRGFRQGLWGGALGGSVGTAMTWWWEDVHADRVYSLYAALHQILAHAGWDQGRWRPLAIATAGVPPFALGEPTPDRATFNAPLALNTFRRTLLSGEAAIADPLAAERSSEFLSTFLRGQRQPAEQRPLRVLAWFGENARLVLRVDSVASEAELVVSIDGEEKLREKLGDPSPLPPGQSRKIDREFTLPVPAGRHQVEIANAGSDWLNLESARLEGVRPSGFSGGWKHGIEAVGLRQDATAVVYLNSPWVTFPAGQHRYQAPLLQGETLTLHDWPAGRFRAEWFSPETAASKGVTEATTADGRLAVPIPDFDDDLAVVITPLR, translated from the coding sequence ATGAGCCTCTTCCGCCATCTCGTTTGCACGGTCGCTGCCGGCGTCTTTGCCTGGACTGCGCCGCTCCACGCCGCGACGCAGATCATCCCGCTCGGCGCTGCGCATGCCTGGGAAGGAGCCGAATTCCGGATCGCTGGGGCGCCTGTCGCCGAAAACAACTTCGACCCTGACCAGATCCGACTCGACGCCATCTTCACCGGGCCTTCCGGCGAGACACGTTCTGTCGCAGCCTTCTGGTATCAGGACTACACTCGCAAGCTGCAGAACGAGGCCGAGGTCCTGACGCCACAGGGCACGCCTGAATGGCGGCTGCGCTACACGCCGACGGAAGCCGGCGAGCATCGCGTCACGCTCCACGTGGAAACCGCCGGCGCCGCGTCGCAGCTGGCGGAATTCCGCTTCAATGTCGTACCGGCTGCGACGAACTCGCCGCATGGGTGGGTCCGGATCGCTGCCGACCAACGCACTTTCGCCACGACCGATGGCCGATCGGTGCGGTTGGTCGGCGAGAACGTCTGCTGGCCGGGAGCGCGCGGGCTCACCAACTACGAGGATTGGTTCGATGCCATGCAGCGGTCGGGCCAGAACTTCGCCCGACTCTGGATGGCTCCCTGGTGGGCGGGCCTCGAGCACAACAAGGGCACACTGAATCACTACCCGCTCGATGCAGCCTGGCAGCTCGACCAGATCTTCGCCCTCGCCGAAACCCGCGGACTCTACCTGCTGCTCTGTTTCGATCATCACGGGATGTATATGGCGAACGACCCGGCGTGGGGCGGTTCAAACAATTTTTGGATCCTGGCCAATCCCTACGCGCACGAAAACGGCGGACCGTGTGTCAGCCCGAACGCATTTTTCACCGATCCGCAGGCACGGGCGCTCTATCAGAAGCGGCTGCGTTATCTGATCGCCCGCTACGGCGGCAGCCCGCGCCTGCTCGCCTGGCAGTTTTTCAATGAGATCGACAATGCCTACATCCCCCGCAGCGACCTCGTGCACGCTGACGTGGTCGCGTGGCATCGCGACATGGCCCGCTGGCTCCGCGCGCACGATCCATACCAGCACTTGATCACCACGAGCCTGACCGGGGGCAGTGATCGCCCGGAGATGTGGCAGCTGCCGGAGATGGAGTTTTCCATGTATCACTCCTACTGGGATCCGGCGCCCGCCCGCAAAGCCGCCGTGCTCGCGGAGGATTTTCACCACCGCTACGGAAAACCGGTCATGATCGGCGAATTTGGCGTGAGCGGTGCCAACTGGGCGCGACCGATGGACCCGCACCTACGCGGATTTCGCCAAGGCCTCTGGGGCGGCGCGCTCGGCGGCTCCGTCGGCACCGCCATGACGTGGTGGTGGGAAGACGTGCACGCCGACCGCGTCTACTCGCTCTACGCAGCGCTTCACCAGATTCTCGCGCATGCCGGCTGGGACCAAGGTCGCTGGCGGCCGCTCGCCATCGCGACTGCGGGCGTGCCACCGTTCGCACTCGGTGAACCGACCCCTGACCGCGCGACATTCAATGCGCCGCTCGCGCTGAACACGTTTCGGCGGACTCTTCTTTCAGGCGAGGCGGCCATTGCTGATCCGCTCGCCGCCGAGCGCAGCTCCGAGTTTCTTTCGACTTTCCTCCGCGGCCAGCGCCAGCCTGCCGAGCAGCGTCCGCTCCGCGTTCTCGCCTGGTTCGGCGAGAACGCCCGGTTGGTCCTGCGCGTCGACTCCGTGGCAAGCGAAGCCGAGCTCGTGGTCAGCATCGATGGCGAAGAGAAACTCCGTGAAAAACTCGGCGACCCATCGCCGCTGCCGCCCGGCCAGAGTCGCAAAATCGATCGCGAGTTCACACTCCCGGTGCCCGCCGGCCGGCATCAAGTCGAGATCGCAAACGCCGGCAGCGACTGGCTCAACCTCGAGTCGGCTCGGCTCGAAGGCGTGCGGCCGAGCGGGTTCTCCGGCGGCTGGAAACACGGCATCGAAGCGGTGGGCCTGCGGCAGGACGCGACGGCAGTCGTTTATCTCAACTCGCCGTGGGTCACCTTCCCCGCCGGCCAGCACCGCTATCAAGCTCCGTTGCTGCAGGGTGAGACGCTGACGCTCCACGACTGGCCGGCCGGGCGCTTCCGCGCCGAATGGTTCAGTCCCGAGACCGCCGCAAGCAAGGGTGTCACGGAAGCGACGACGGCAGACGGGCGGCTCGCCGTCCCGATTCCTGATTTCGACGACGATCTGGCGGTGGTCATCACGCCGCTGCGCTGA
- a CDS encoding methyl-accepting chemotaxis protein, translating into MNLRTKLVFSFGIVAAIPLVGGAIGLFAHRDATRSAEALLAAGQSARSLADLGSNAQVAFKVQVQEWKDVLLRGHDTAAFEKHFSGFQRSEQATQNALAELSARASELQLDRGRFESARRAHAELGASYRTALQAFDRSEPASARKVDAAVSGADRRFAEELEALTATVIGQSDEITQREIQRLERRGRVLNLLMSVGTIVGVALGGAFGWLTSLAVTRHVRGVAQRMWDGTLEIAAAAEQVATSSQSAAKSSSEQAAAAEESAAVLTEVNAAVKQNAKHAATAREISSASRKSADTSAGEAAEMQAAMQEIGTASGNIAKIVKSIDQIAFQTNILALNAAVEAARAGEAGAGFAVVAEEVRSLAQRSAQAARETAQLIEDATAKSARGGEIANRVACSLHELIGNTRRTDELIAQIAAGSDEQATGLGQAVASTSRIDRLTQDNAATAEQTASAAEALDEQMRRLRTELSLLLGEGVHTSAAEAQPSSHPSAEFASRQSPSHRPQEELASASARNGDGWSGRS; encoded by the coding sequence ATGAACCTACGGACCAAACTCGTTTTCAGCTTCGGCATCGTCGCGGCCATCCCGCTGGTGGGTGGAGCCATCGGGCTCTTCGCGCACCGCGACGCGACTCGGTCCGCCGAGGCGTTGCTGGCGGCCGGGCAGTCGGCGCGGAGTCTGGCCGACCTCGGGAGCAACGCACAGGTGGCCTTCAAGGTGCAGGTGCAGGAATGGAAAGACGTGCTGCTGCGCGGGCATGACACGGCGGCGTTCGAAAAACATTTCAGCGGATTTCAGCGCAGCGAGCAGGCTACTCAAAACGCGCTGGCGGAACTCTCGGCCCGCGCGAGTGAGCTCCAGCTGGATCGCGGCCGGTTCGAATCTGCGCGCCGTGCGCATGCGGAACTCGGCGCCAGCTACCGCACGGCGTTGCAGGCTTTCGATCGGAGCGAGCCGGCCTCCGCGCGGAAAGTGGACGCGGCGGTGAGCGGCGCCGACCGCCGGTTCGCGGAGGAACTGGAGGCGCTGACGGCGACGGTGATCGGGCAAAGCGATGAAATCACCCAGCGCGAAATCCAGCGACTCGAGCGGCGCGGCCGGGTGCTGAATCTGCTGATGTCGGTTGGCACCATCGTCGGCGTCGCGCTCGGCGGCGCGTTCGGCTGGCTGACGAGTCTCGCTGTGACCCGGCACGTTCGCGGGGTCGCGCAACGCATGTGGGATGGCACGCTGGAAATCGCCGCCGCGGCGGAGCAGGTGGCCACCTCAAGTCAAAGCGCGGCGAAATCTTCAAGCGAACAGGCGGCCGCCGCGGAAGAGAGCGCGGCCGTGCTCACCGAAGTGAATGCGGCGGTGAAGCAGAACGCCAAGCATGCGGCCACGGCGCGCGAAATTTCCAGTGCGAGTCGGAAGTCCGCGGACACCAGTGCCGGTGAGGCGGCCGAAATGCAGGCTGCGATGCAGGAAATCGGAACGGCCAGCGGGAACATCGCGAAGATCGTCAAATCGATCGACCAGATTGCCTTTCAAACGAACATCCTCGCGCTCAACGCGGCCGTCGAAGCGGCGCGCGCGGGCGAGGCCGGCGCGGGATTCGCCGTGGTGGCTGAAGAAGTCCGCAGCCTCGCGCAACGTTCGGCGCAGGCGGCCCGCGAAACGGCGCAGCTGATCGAAGATGCGACGGCCAAGAGCGCGCGGGGTGGCGAGATCGCGAATCGCGTGGCCTGCTCGTTGCACGAACTGATCGGGAATACGCGGCGCACGGATGAGTTGATCGCGCAGATTGCCGCCGGGTCGGACGAGCAGGCGACGGGGCTGGGCCAGGCCGTCGCGTCCACGTCCCGGATCGATCGGCTGACGCAGGACAACGCCGCGACGGCGGAGCAAACGGCATCGGCCGCAGAGGCGTTGGACGAGCAGATGCGCCGGCTGCGGACGGAGTTGTCGTTGCTGCTGGGCGAAGGTGTGCACACCTCCGCGGCGGAGGCGCAACCGTCCTCCCATCCATCGGCCGAGTTCGCATCCCGGCAATCACCGTCGCATCGACCTCAGGAAGAGTTAGCCAGCGCGTCGGCGCGAAACGGCGACGGCTGGAGCGGACGCTCCTAA
- a CDS encoding SixA phosphatase family protein, protein MHLFLVRHAHALEAHENGARPLSPRGREQVRALAAFLKRTHALQTAADVWHSGLARAEETAELLVKELGMQATVVEIDGLRGDDDPGLVAAHLRHRRAPLLLVGHEPHLGLLASLLVAGEARPSRFVLKKSGMIALERNEGVWRVRWQLSPELLG, encoded by the coding sequence ATGCACCTTTTCCTCGTCCGACACGCCCACGCGCTGGAGGCACACGAAAATGGCGCGCGGCCATTGAGTCCGCGCGGTCGCGAGCAGGTGCGCGCATTGGCGGCATTTCTGAAGCGCACCCACGCGCTGCAGACGGCGGCGGATGTATGGCACAGCGGACTGGCGCGAGCCGAGGAAACCGCCGAGTTGCTGGTCAAGGAGCTCGGAATGCAAGCCACGGTGGTGGAGATCGACGGCCTGCGAGGAGACGATGATCCGGGCCTCGTCGCGGCGCATCTGCGCCATCGCCGCGCGCCGCTGCTGCTGGTGGGTCACGAACCCCATCTCGGGCTGCTGGCATCCCTGCTCGTCGCCGGCGAGGCGCGACCTTCGCGGTTCGTGCTGAAGAAATCCGGCATGATCGCACTGGAGCGGAACGAAGGCGTATGGCGGGTGCGGTGGCAGCTTTCGCCCGAACTGCTCGGTTAG
- a CDS encoding GNAT family N-acetyltransferase, translating into MSPTLTIREASESDLPAVLALYGHPEIDGPALRPVGEAREIYRRFQSYPNYHLFVASIGQDIVGTFTLLIIDNLAHAGARSGLVEDVVVSSAHQYQGIGKQMMRFALERCREAGCYKLALSSNLKRTAAHQFYESLGFEKHGHSFVVPVDAGAVASRSSAERRDG; encoded by the coding sequence ATGTCGCCCACCCTCACGATCCGCGAAGCCAGCGAGTCCGATTTGCCAGCGGTGCTCGCGCTCTACGGCCATCCCGAAATCGACGGCCCCGCGCTGCGGCCGGTTGGGGAGGCGCGCGAAATCTACCGGCGTTTTCAGAGTTACCCCAACTACCACCTCTTCGTCGCGTCGATCGGGCAGGACATTGTGGGCACGTTCACGCTGCTGATCATCGACAACCTGGCCCACGCGGGCGCGCGCTCGGGACTCGTCGAAGACGTGGTCGTGTCCAGTGCGCATCAGTATCAAGGGATCGGAAAGCAGATGATGCGGTTCGCGCTCGAACGATGTCGCGAGGCAGGCTGCTACAAGCTGGCGCTCTCCAGCAATCTGAAGCGCACCGCTGCGCACCAGTTCTACGAATCACTCGGATTCGAGAAACACGGCCACAGCTTCGTCGTGCCCGTGGACGCCGGCGCAGTGGCATCGCGGAGTTCCGCGGAGCGGCGCGACGGCTAA
- the fusA gene encoding elongation factor G, whose protein sequence is MKDYAASDLRSFAVVGHASSGKTMLCEAMLACSGRIGRMGSIAAGTTVSDYHPSEKQHQISVHASLLNTEWQNRKFNLIDCPGYADFISEALSALRVGDFALLVINAAHGIGVGTDAMWANATLHGLPRMIVINGLDKPNVNFDQVLADCRAHFGKNVFPLSIPLDAGPGFSRVLDVPRSEVTTYKPGTNGAYTEIATDGELAERVHQLHKELIEYVAESDDALMEKFFEQGVLAEEEMRAGLHKAIQNQVFVPVFAVSAETNVGVARLMDFIAKYGSSPLDRSQVDALDAKGAHVTVPLSHAEPVVYIFKTMNEPGVGELSLFRVYSGTVTSGAELFNSSRNVTERLGQIYVLNGHERTPTQKLGAGDIGAVVKLRDTHTDDTLCSPRFQVILPKVQFPKPNIHGALRLRAKGDEDKLAVGLSTLHSEDPTFHYRVDDELHQTILSGQGEIHLQVICERLLRRFGVNVELIEPGIPYRETIRGRGESRYRHKKQTGGAGQFAEVWLRIEPGPRDSGVDFKQSLVGTNVDRVFVPSVEKGVKTACIEGVRAGFRVTDVKIDFFDGKMHPVDSKDIAFQVAGYHAFKEAFQASQPCMLEPIYKVSIMVPEEYMGAIMGDLSSRRGQIQGVDSDGQFQIVRAEVPQKELHHYSTVVRSLTSGRGRHDEAFSHYAELPAEQEAKLLAEAKAKRDAAHGVVTK, encoded by the coding sequence ATGAAAGATTACGCCGCTTCCGACCTGCGCAGTTTCGCTGTTGTCGGACACGCCTCCTCCGGGAAGACCATGCTCTGCGAAGCCATGCTGGCTTGTTCCGGCCGGATCGGCCGGATGGGCAGTATCGCGGCCGGCACGACGGTCTCCGACTATCATCCCAGCGAGAAGCAGCACCAGATTTCCGTGCACGCCTCGCTGCTGAACACGGAGTGGCAGAACCGAAAGTTCAACCTCATCGACTGCCCCGGCTATGCGGACTTCATTAGTGAAGCCTTGAGCGCCTTGCGCGTCGGCGATTTCGCCCTGCTCGTGATCAACGCCGCCCACGGCATCGGCGTCGGCACCGACGCGATGTGGGCCAACGCCACGCTGCACGGGCTGCCGCGGATGATTGTGATCAACGGGCTCGACAAGCCGAACGTGAATTTCGACCAGGTCCTGGCGGACTGCCGTGCGCACTTCGGCAAGAACGTCTTCCCGCTCTCGATCCCGCTCGATGCCGGCCCCGGTTTCAGCCGCGTGCTCGACGTGCCCCGCAGCGAGGTCACCACCTACAAGCCGGGCACCAACGGCGCCTACACGGAAATTGCCACCGATGGCGAGCTCGCCGAGCGCGTACACCAGCTGCACAAGGAATTGATCGAGTATGTCGCCGAGTCCGACGACGCGCTGATGGAAAAGTTTTTCGAACAAGGCGTGCTCGCGGAGGAGGAGATGCGCGCCGGTCTGCACAAGGCCATCCAGAACCAGGTCTTCGTGCCCGTGTTCGCCGTCTCCGCCGAAACCAACGTCGGCGTGGCGCGGCTCATGGACTTCATCGCCAAATACGGTTCGTCGCCGCTCGATCGTTCGCAGGTCGATGCGCTCGACGCGAAAGGCGCGCACGTCACTGTCCCCCTCTCGCACGCCGAGCCCGTCGTCTACATCTTCAAGACGATGAACGAGCCCGGCGTGGGTGAGCTCTCGTTGTTCCGCGTTTACTCCGGCACCGTCACAAGCGGTGCCGAACTGTTTAATTCGAGTCGCAATGTCACCGAGCGGCTGGGGCAGATCTACGTGCTCAACGGCCACGAGCGCACGCCCACGCAGAAACTGGGGGCCGGCGACATCGGTGCAGTCGTGAAGCTGCGCGATACGCATACCGACGACACGCTGTGCAGTCCGCGTTTCCAAGTGATCCTGCCCAAGGTGCAATTCCCGAAGCCGAACATTCACGGCGCGCTCCGGCTCAGGGCGAAGGGCGATGAGGACAAGCTTGCCGTGGGCCTTTCCACGCTGCACTCGGAAGATCCGACGTTCCACTACCGCGTCGACGACGAGCTGCACCAGACGATCCTCTCCGGTCAGGGCGAGATTCATCTGCAGGTCATCTGTGAGCGGCTGCTGCGCCGGTTCGGCGTGAACGTCGAGCTGATCGAGCCGGGCATCCCGTATCGCGAGACGATCCGCGGGCGGGGCGAATCCCGCTACCGGCACAAGAAGCAAACCGGCGGCGCAGGTCAGTTCGCCGAGGTGTGGCTCCGGATCGAACCGGGCCCGCGCGACAGCGGCGTCGATTTCAAGCAGTCGCTCGTGGGCACGAACGTCGATCGCGTATTCGTTCCCTCAGTCGAAAAAGGCGTGAAGACTGCCTGCATCGAAGGCGTCCGTGCGGGCTTCCGCGTCACCGACGTGAAGATCGATTTCTTCGACGGCAAGATGCACCCGGTCGACTCGAAGGATATTGCCTTCCAAGTCGCTGGGTACCACGCGTTCAAGGAAGCCTTCCAAGCGTCGCAGCCGTGCATGCTTGAGCCGATCTACAAGGTGTCGATTATGGTGCCTGAAGAATACATGGGTGCCATCATGGGCGATCTCTCGTCCCGCCGGGGCCAAATCCAGGGTGTCGACAGCGACGGTCAGTTCCAAATCGTGCGCGCCGAAGTGCCGCAGAAGGAGCTGCATCACTACAGCACTGTGGTGCGCTCGCTCACCAGCGGCCGCGGCCGGCACGACGAGGCCTTCAGCCACTACGCCGAACTCCCGGCTGAGCAGGAGGCCAAGCTACTGGCCGAGGCCAAGGCCAAACGCGATGCCGCCCATGGCGTAGTGACCAAGTAG